One stretch of Bradyrhizobium canariense DNA includes these proteins:
- the tyrS gene encoding tyrosine--tRNA ligase — protein MTAFKSDFLNILQERGFVHQCSDFEGLDALAAKGQATAYVGYDCTAPSLHIGNYLTMMMLYWLQQSGNKPITLMGGGTTMVGDPSGKDESRALRSVAEIEANKASIRGVFAKVLRYGSGPNDAVMLDNAEWLTKLNWIEMLRDIGRHFSVNRMLTMDSVKLRLEREQEMSFIEFNYMVCQAYDFVELSRRVDCRLQMGGSDQWGNIINGVDLGRRMGTPQLFALTTPLLTTASGAKMGKTAQGAIWLNADECSPYDFWQYWRNVEDDDVVKFLKLFTILPMSEIGKLEALQGSEINEAKKVLATEATALLHGRDAANAASETARQTFEQGTIAESLPTVEIPHGELEAGAGVLALFVKAGLVGSNGEARRQIKGGGLRVNDVPVSDEKMMLKLTDLTPEGVIKLSLGRKRHVLLKPA, from the coding sequence ATGACTGCTTTTAAATCTGATTTCCTGAATATTTTACAGGAACGCGGCTTCGTCCACCAATGTTCCGATTTCGAAGGCCTCGACGCGCTCGCCGCGAAAGGTCAGGCAACGGCCTATGTCGGGTATGACTGCACGGCGCCGTCGCTGCATATCGGCAACTACCTGACGATGATGATGCTGTACTGGCTGCAGCAGAGCGGCAACAAGCCGATCACGCTGATGGGCGGCGGCACCACCATGGTCGGCGACCCCTCCGGCAAGGACGAATCGCGCGCCCTGCGCAGCGTTGCGGAGATCGAGGCCAACAAGGCCAGTATCCGCGGCGTGTTTGCCAAGGTGCTGCGATATGGCTCCGGCCCGAACGACGCGGTCATGCTGGACAACGCCGAATGGCTGACCAAGCTCAACTGGATCGAGATGCTGCGCGACATAGGCCGGCATTTCTCGGTCAACCGCATGTTGACGATGGACTCGGTCAAGCTCCGTCTCGAGCGCGAGCAGGAGATGAGTTTTATCGAATTCAACTACATGGTCTGCCAAGCTTACGACTTTGTCGAACTGTCGCGGCGCGTCGACTGCCGGCTGCAGATGGGCGGATCGGACCAGTGGGGCAACATCATCAATGGCGTCGATCTTGGCCGCCGCATGGGAACGCCGCAATTGTTCGCGCTGACGACACCGCTGCTCACGACAGCCTCGGGCGCGAAGATGGGCAAGACCGCCCAGGGCGCGATCTGGCTCAACGCGGACGAATGCAGCCCCTACGATTTCTGGCAATATTGGCGCAACGTCGAAGACGACGATGTCGTCAAATTTCTCAAGCTGTTCACGATCCTGCCGATGAGCGAGATCGGAAAGCTTGAGGCGTTGCAGGGCTCTGAAATCAACGAAGCCAAGAAAGTGCTGGCGACGGAAGCCACCGCCCTGCTCCACGGCCGTGACGCCGCCAATGCCGCATCCGAAACCGCGCGTCAAACCTTCGAACAGGGCACGATCGCCGAAAGCCTGCCCACGGTGGAGATTCCGCACGGAGAGCTCGAAGCCGGCGCCGGCGTGCTGGCGCTGTTCGTCAAGGCTGGCCTGGTCGGATCCAATGGCGAGGCGCGGCGCCAGATCAAGGGCGGCGGTCTGCGGGTCAACGATGTCCCGGTCAGCGACGAGAAGATGATGCTCAAACTCACTGACTTGACACCGGAAGGCGTGATCAAGCTCTCGCTTGGCAGAAAGCGCCACGTCCTGCTCAAGCCTGCATAG
- a CDS encoding MFS transporter: protein MDQNAPREAAATTPLKPARVALNVLALCFALSVVGRGLGESFTVFLKPISESFGWDRADVVSVYSLSALAGGLASPLIGRLFDRSGPRSVYALGLLLLGGAFLIAAYSKYLWQFQFSLGLCVGVGIAFIGNVPNSILLGRWFGPRLSTAMAVVYSATGAGVLILLPASQVLIDHFGWRGAYQIFGSAALVLLVPLLLLPWRLFSSGSPHIVKKSDANFVDQGWTLLSALRHHAFWALFATFFFTAIGMYAIAPQVVAYLIDAGFPPLQAATAWGFSGVVLLFGMLGVSWLDGIIGRRPSVLLSYAISIVGIVLLWLLQWYPNIWMLTGFVVCFGSMIGSRGPLLAATAMKIFRGERLGTIYGTITIGSGLGSAFGSWSGGLIHDWSHSYNPLIAFALVSVLLGMIPFLVVPALRR from the coding sequence ATGGATCAGAATGCGCCGAGGGAGGCCGCCGCAACGACCCCGCTGAAACCGGCGCGCGTCGCGCTCAACGTGCTCGCGCTGTGTTTTGCGTTGTCAGTGGTCGGCCGCGGCCTCGGCGAGAGTTTCACGGTTTTTCTGAAGCCGATCTCGGAGAGTTTCGGCTGGGACCGCGCCGATGTTGTATCGGTCTATTCCCTCTCCGCGCTCGCGGGCGGATTGGCATCGCCCTTGATCGGCCGGCTGTTCGATCGATCGGGACCGCGCTCGGTTTATGCGCTGGGATTGTTGCTGCTTGGCGGCGCGTTTCTGATTGCAGCTTACTCAAAATATCTCTGGCAGTTCCAGTTCAGCCTTGGCCTGTGCGTCGGTGTCGGCATCGCCTTTATCGGCAACGTTCCGAATTCAATCCTGCTTGGCCGCTGGTTCGGCCCGCGATTGTCGACCGCAATGGCGGTTGTGTATTCCGCGACCGGCGCCGGCGTGTTGATCCTGTTGCCGGCGTCGCAAGTCCTGATCGATCATTTCGGCTGGCGCGGCGCCTACCAGATCTTCGGCAGCGCCGCGCTTGTCCTGCTCGTGCCGCTGCTGCTGCTGCCCTGGCGCCTGTTCTCCAGCGGTTCACCGCACATCGTCAAGAAGAGCGACGCCAATTTTGTCGACCAAGGCTGGACCTTGCTGAGCGCGCTGCGGCATCACGCATTCTGGGCGCTGTTTGCAACTTTCTTCTTCACCGCGATCGGGATGTACGCCATCGCGCCGCAAGTGGTTGCCTATCTGATCGATGCCGGATTTCCACCGTTGCAGGCGGCGACCGCCTGGGGCTTCAGCGGCGTCGTGCTGCTGTTCGGCATGCTCGGCGTCAGCTGGCTCGACGGCATCATCGGCCGAAGGCCATCGGTGTTGCTCAGCTATGCCATCTCGATCGTCGGCATTGTCTTGCTCTGGCTGCTGCAATGGTATCCGAACATCTGGATGCTGACGGGCTTCGTCGTGTGTTTCGGCAGCATGATCGGCTCGCGCGGTCCGCTGCTCGCGGCCACCGCCATGAAGATCTTCCGCGGCGAACGGCTCGGAACCATCTACGGCACCATTACCATCGGCAGCGGCCTGGGATCAGCGTTCGGCTCCTGGAGCGGAGGCCTGATCCACGACTGGAGCCACAGCTATAATCCGCTGATTGCGTTTGCGCTGGTCAGCGTGCTGCTGGGAATGATTCCGTTCCTGGTCGTGCCTGCGCTGCGGCGCTAG
- a CDS encoding methyl-accepting chemotaxis protein yields MNLLSRLKIRTKLASMVALAALTVFAIIVLSASLSESRMLADRVTQMRTAVDLLVGMAQTLQDEVAAGKMTLAEAKEQFRQRGRRMTFNQGQGYPVVYNADTSLVLNGANAQLEGKITGAKDSNGVVIADAQIAAAHQSAEGATASYLYPRPGQTVPVRKMVYARSFAPWNLVMSYGLYIDDVDADVNALLWRLGAIGGGLMVLMGFLSWLIARDVLGALERQKNRMQRIAEGSLDQPVEETGRGDEIGRMAETLEVLRQTAMTARSLEAEQVAAKQRAENEKRQALIALADRFDASVGQLVGLMASGSTELEKTAQSMTGTADRTNQRATVVSSAATEASTRVQTVAAAAEELSSSITEISRQVAQSAAITSRAVETARRTDTTVRALADGAKQIEHVAELISNIAGQTNLLALNATIEAARAGEAGRGFAVVAAEVKSLASQTAEATKEIGTRITQIQSATKEAVEAIQGITATIEEVSTIATTIGSAIEEQGAATAEIARNVTQTAQATQDVTTNIGGVSAAANETGGAAGLVLTAASDLSKQAEQLSGEVNTFLAGVRAA; encoded by the coding sequence ATGAACCTGCTTAGCCGACTCAAAATCCGCACCAAACTCGCAAGCATGGTTGCCCTGGCGGCCCTCACCGTGTTCGCCATCATCGTACTGTCGGCTTCGCTGAGCGAAAGCCGCATGCTGGCGGACCGGGTCACGCAGATGCGTACGGCCGTCGACCTGCTGGTCGGCATGGCGCAGACGCTGCAGGACGAGGTTGCGGCGGGAAAAATGACCCTCGCCGAGGCCAAGGAGCAGTTTCGGCAGCGTGGCCGGCGCATGACCTTCAACCAGGGACAAGGCTATCCAGTCGTTTACAATGCGGACACCTCGCTGGTGCTGAACGGTGCTAACGCTCAGCTCGAGGGTAAAATCACCGGCGCCAAGGACTCCAATGGTGTCGTGATCGCCGATGCGCAGATCGCCGCCGCGCACCAGAGTGCCGAGGGAGCCACTGCCTCCTATCTCTACCCTCGTCCCGGCCAGACCGTTCCCGTTCGCAAAATGGTCTATGCCCGCAGCTTTGCGCCATGGAACCTGGTGATGAGCTACGGACTCTATATCGATGATGTCGATGCCGACGTGAACGCGCTGCTGTGGCGGCTGGGCGCGATCGGCGGCGGCCTCATGGTGCTGATGGGATTTTTGTCGTGGCTGATCGCCCGGGACGTGCTGGGAGCGCTGGAGCGCCAGAAGAACCGCATGCAGCGCATCGCCGAAGGATCGCTTGACCAGCCGGTCGAAGAAACCGGACGCGGCGATGAAATCGGCCGCATGGCGGAAACGCTGGAAGTCTTGCGACAGACGGCGATGACGGCGCGCAGCCTTGAAGCGGAGCAAGTCGCGGCGAAGCAGCGGGCCGAGAACGAGAAGCGGCAGGCTCTTATTGCGCTCGCCGACCGGTTCGACGCTTCGGTCGGCCAACTGGTCGGTCTGATGGCGTCCGGATCGACGGAACTGGAAAAGACCGCACAATCCATGACCGGCACGGCAGATCGCACCAATCAACGTGCGACGGTTGTAAGTTCGGCGGCGACGGAAGCCAGCACCCGCGTCCAGACGGTTGCCGCGGCAGCCGAGGAATTGTCCTCGTCGATCACCGAGATCAGCCGTCAGGTCGCGCAATCCGCAGCGATCACCAGCCGCGCTGTCGAAACCGCGCGGCGCACCGACACCACCGTGCGGGCGCTGGCCGATGGCGCCAAACAGATCGAACACGTCGCGGAACTGATTTCCAACATCGCGGGGCAGACCAACCTGCTGGCGCTCAACGCGACCATCGAAGCGGCGCGCGCCGGCGAAGCCGGCCGGGGCTTCGCCGTGGTGGCTGCCGAGGTCAAGAGTCTCGCCAGCCAGACCGCCGAAGCTACCAAGGAGATCGGCACCCGCATTACCCAGATTCAGAGCGCAACCAAGGAGGCCGTCGAGGCCATCCAGGGTATCACCGCCACGATCGAGGAAGTCAGCACGATCGCAACCACGATCGGCTCTGCGATCGAGGAACAAGGCGCGGCGACGGCAGAGATCGCGCGCAACGTCACGCAGACGGCGCAGGCGACCCAGGACGTAACGACAAACATTGGTGGCGTCAGCGCAGCGGCCAATGAGACCGGCGGCGCCGCCGGCCTGGTTCTCACCGCGGCCTCCGATCTCTCCAAGCAAGCCGAACAGCTGTCCGGCGAGGTCAACACCTTCCTGGCTGGCGTGCGCGCGGCCTAG
- a CDS encoding DUF3971 domain-containing protein: MPVQERSLHTDECALDGDRSYNQRCDREAMARNTSPQGSSPSADVQPSVLDDADWDQEHDEVACHRARRLLSRSNSGYHRLGDRVGALGRWLASERWVKRLAIVIAVLMVIFGGSFGALWWRLGAGPINLDMATPWLAAAIEENIGHDNTVEVGGTQIERAGRIRIAVRIRDIIVRDRDHAIVASAPKAEVRLSGTALLMGQLRAESLNLVDATLAVRITPDGYVTVSTGDNARPIATGVTSKRQLGTLPPSPGQPAASQPPAAVSPPSSAAQPGTTTIVTDNRNAPSGLLAGLDWLDSLSLTGLDGQNLNEIGLKNGNLIVDDQQRGNKWNFDNITLSLRRPSGGGVALSVGEEGSHAWSLRVAVGAPANGVRSVDIRADKVSTSNILLALRLKDLTYSADLLLSGELKGELGRDGMPTYFRGKIRAGEGHIIDSDTPDYPMAIDSAEVDLEWDAGRRVLLAPFKIISGANRITLLAHLEPPNDNVTDWQMGLSGGTIVLAGSDDEQPLIFNRIAIAMRFDTEKHRVLLTQADISNGEIGVAGTGSVDYAGEPRLQLGFAGTPMSASQLKQIWPALIVPEVREWVIDRVERGSLQRIEIGVNSPVHNLSRRGPPIPDDGLSVNIVASGVSLHPVDDLPSVHDADLKVHVTGRTATVTIGQAAVDTPAGRKLNISDFVFEVPDMAPKPSPAKVRFKIDGPVPAAAEILASDRLSEFSGTLIDPNSSKGTVSALVTLGLPIKRELTKADTTYTITADLGGFAADKLMMNQKLEANTLKVVANNQGYQVKGDVKINGQPASLDYRKPSEGDADIKLQATLDDASRARLGFDLGPAVSGAIPVKVSGKIGGPDHDSRVGIDADLTALKLDNILPGWVKLPGKSTHAVFNVVPKPQSTRLEDIVIDGGGVSIKGSLEVDQNGDLMNANFPTYAPSDGDKASLKADRGSDGVLKVTMRGDVFDGRGFLKSAISGKETDAKAKTKNIDFDVDLKLGAVMGYDGEALRSVDAKLSRRSGTIRSFALTGKLGRDTPLTGDLRGRTQGQAHDMIYLETSDAGALFRFTDTYAKMIGGQLSMAMDPPTVEPGAREGRVLVRDFSIKGEAALDRVAAGGPAGVQNGISFSGLRAEFTRQNGQFTVREGVLKGPMIGGTIEGSIDSGNQVRMSGTFVPMYGLNNMFGQIPVLGIFLGGGSNEGLIGVTYEVVGTLGQPVLRVNPISAMAPGVLRKIFEFNTGKPNNPVEFPTNN; this comes from the coding sequence ATGCCGGTACAAGAGCGCTCGTTACATACCGACGAGTGTGCCCTTGACGGCGATCGATCTTACAATCAGCGCTGCGACCGAGAGGCAATGGCAAGGAATACGTCGCCCCAGGGGTCCAGTCCCAGTGCTGACGTCCAACCCTCCGTGTTGGATGATGCCGATTGGGACCAAGAGCATGACGAGGTGGCCTGCCACCGCGCCCGCCGGCTGCTGTCGCGCTCGAACTCCGGCTACCACCGCTTGGGCGATCGCGTGGGGGCGCTGGGCCGATGGCTTGCGAGTGAACGCTGGGTGAAGCGCCTCGCCATCGTGATCGCGGTCTTGATGGTGATCTTCGGCGGAAGCTTCGGCGCGCTGTGGTGGCGGCTTGGTGCAGGTCCGATCAATCTCGACATGGCGACGCCATGGCTGGCGGCGGCGATCGAGGAAAATATCGGTCACGATAACACCGTCGAGGTCGGCGGCACCCAGATCGAGCGTGCCGGCAGAATCCGTATTGCGGTGCGAATCCGGGACATCATCGTCAGGGACCGCGACCATGCCATCGTGGCGAGCGCGCCGAAGGCCGAAGTGAGATTGTCGGGCACCGCGCTGCTGATGGGCCAGCTTCGCGCCGAAAGCCTCAATCTGGTGGACGCCACACTTGCGGTGCGCATTACCCCGGATGGCTACGTGACGGTTTCCACCGGCGACAACGCGCGACCGATCGCAACCGGCGTTACCTCGAAGCGACAACTCGGAACGCTGCCGCCATCACCGGGCCAGCCCGCGGCCTCGCAGCCTCCGGCCGCAGTTTCCCCGCCCTCATCAGCCGCTCAGCCCGGCACGACGACAATTGTTACCGATAACCGTAACGCACCAAGCGGCTTGCTTGCCGGCCTCGATTGGCTCGACAGTCTCAGCCTGACCGGGCTGGACGGTCAAAACCTCAACGAAATCGGTTTGAAGAACGGAAACCTGATCGTTGACGATCAGCAGCGCGGCAACAAATGGAACTTCGATAACATCACCCTTAGCCTTCGCCGGCCCAGCGGCGGCGGCGTGGCGCTGAGCGTCGGCGAAGAGGGCAGCCATGCGTGGTCGCTGCGTGTTGCGGTCGGGGCGCCCGCGAATGGCGTGCGATCGGTTGATATTCGTGCCGACAAGGTCTCGACGAGCAATATCCTGCTGGCGCTGCGGCTGAAGGACCTGACCTACAGCGCCGATTTGCTGCTGTCGGGCGAGTTGAAAGGTGAACTCGGCCGGGACGGCATGCCGACTTATTTCCGCGGCAAGATACGTGCGGGCGAAGGGCACATCATCGACAGCGATACGCCCGATTACCCAATGGCGATCGATTCGGCTGAGGTCGATCTCGAATGGGATGCCGGACGACGCGTGTTGCTGGCGCCATTCAAGATCATCTCGGGCGCGAACCGGATCACGCTGCTGGCCCATCTCGAGCCGCCCAATGACAACGTTACCGACTGGCAGATGGGCCTCAGCGGCGGCACCATCGTGCTCGCGGGAAGCGACGATGAACAGCCGCTGATCTTCAACCGCATTGCAATCGCGATGCGGTTCGATACGGAAAAGCACCGCGTGTTGCTCACCCAGGCCGACATCAGCAATGGTGAAATCGGCGTCGCCGGCACCGGCAGCGTAGACTATGCGGGCGAGCCACGGTTGCAACTCGGTTTCGCGGGAACGCCGATGTCGGCGTCGCAACTCAAACAGATATGGCCGGCCCTGATCGTCCCGGAGGTTCGGGAATGGGTCATCGACCGGGTCGAGCGCGGCTCGCTTCAACGTATCGAGATCGGTGTCAATTCGCCGGTCCACAATCTCTCGCGGCGAGGTCCGCCGATTCCCGATGACGGCCTTTCCGTCAACATCGTCGCCAGTGGCGTGTCGCTGCATCCGGTGGATGATCTACCGTCGGTGCACGATGCGGATTTGAAAGTCCATGTCACTGGCCGGACCGCGACGGTGACGATCGGGCAGGCCGCCGTGGATACCCCTGCGGGCCGCAAGCTCAACATCTCCGATTTCGTGTTCGAGGTGCCGGATATGGCGCCCAAGCCTTCGCCGGCAAAGGTCAGATTCAAGATTGACGGTCCGGTGCCGGCGGCGGCCGAAATTCTCGCCTCGGACCGCCTCAGCGAGTTTTCCGGCACGTTGATCGATCCCAATTCGAGCAAGGGAACGGTGTCCGCGCTGGTCACGCTCGGCTTGCCGATCAAGCGCGAACTCACCAAGGCCGACACGACCTACACCATTACGGCGGACCTTGGCGGATTTGCCGCCGACAAACTGATGATGAACCAGAAGCTCGAGGCCAACACATTGAAGGTGGTAGCCAACAATCAGGGCTATCAGGTCAAGGGCGACGTCAAGATCAATGGGCAACCGGCTTCGCTCGATTATCGCAAGCCGAGCGAGGGCGATGCCGATATCAAGTTGCAGGCGACGCTCGATGACGCGAGCCGCGCGCGCCTCGGTTTCGATCTCGGCCCCGCCGTGAGCGGGGCGATTCCGGTCAAGGTGTCGGGGAAGATCGGGGGGCCGGACCATGACAGCCGTGTCGGCATCGACGCCGATCTGACCGCGCTGAAACTCGACAATATCCTGCCGGGCTGGGTCAAGCTGCCGGGCAAGTCGACTCATGCCGTTTTCAACGTGGTGCCAAAGCCGCAATCGACCCGCCTCGAGGACATCGTCATCGACGGCGGCGGCGTGTCGATCAAGGGATCGCTCGAGGTCGACCAGAATGGCGACCTGATGAACGCCAACTTCCCGACCTATGCTCCGTCCGATGGCGACAAGGCATCGCTGAAAGCCGACCGCGGTTCCGATGGCGTTTTAAAGGTGACCATGCGCGGCGATGTGTTCGATGGCCGCGGCTTTCTCAAGTCCGCGATATCGGGCAAGGAGACAGACGCCAAAGCCAAAACCAAGAACATCGATTTTGACGTAGACCTGAAGCTCGGCGCGGTCATGGGCTATGATGGCGAGGCGCTGCGCAGTGTTGACGCCAAGCTATCCCGGCGCAGTGGCACGATCAGAAGCTTTGCGCTGACCGGCAAGCTCGGACGCGATACCCCGCTGACGGGCGATCTGCGCGGGCGCACGCAGGGGCAGGCGCACGACATGATTTATCTCGAGACCAGTGACGCCGGCGCGCTGTTCCGCTTCACCGACACCTACGCCAAGATGATCGGCGGCCAGCTTTCAATGGCGATGGACCCTCCAACCGTCGAACCCGGCGCCAGGGAAGGACGAGTACTGGTTCGCGATTTTTCCATCAAAGGCGAAGCCGCGCTTGATCGTGTCGCCGCTGGCGGCCCCGCCGGAGTCCAGAACGGCATTTCCTTCTCGGGATTGCGCGCGGAGTTTACCCGGCAAAACGGACAGTTCACGGTCCGGGAAGGCGTCCTGAAAGGGCCGATGATCGGTGGAACCATCGAAGGCAGCATCGATTCCGGAAACCAGGTGCGCATGAGCGGCACCTTCGTTCCGATGTACGGGCTGAACAACATGTTCGGCCAGATTCCGGTGCTCGGTATTTTTCTGGGCGGTGGCAGCAATGAGGGGCTGATCGGGGTCACCTACGAGGTCGTCGGCACACTCGGCCAGCCGGTGCTGCGCGTTAATCCGATTTCGGCAATGGCCCCGGGCGTGCTCAGAAAGATATTTGAGTTCAATACCGGTAAGCCAAACAATCCGGTCGAATTCCCCACCAACAACTGA
- a CDS encoding peroxiredoxin, producing MSKKTRKKSSKTSSGKLARAESAAAAEKPATKKRQTAAAIKSAKRTLKKTGKKTGKQPRNAVPAASHQAPSKRLKSPASKPAAAKFGNLAEGSKAPAFRLPRDGGETVSLSDFAGRKLVLFFYPRADTPGCTKEAIDFTRLAEAFAANQTAVLGVSADPLKAQESFRNKHQLSVPLASDEKHEMLEAYGAWGEKSMYGRSFLGVFRTTVLIGPDGRVVRIWRNVKVDGHADEVLAAVRAA from the coding sequence ATGTCCAAGAAAACGCGTAAGAAATCCTCCAAGACGTCGTCCGGCAAGCTGGCCCGCGCCGAATCTGCCGCAGCCGCCGAAAAGCCGGCCACGAAAAAGCGTCAGACTGCCGCAGCGATCAAGTCGGCCAAGAGAACTCTCAAGAAAACCGGCAAGAAAACCGGCAAGCAACCTCGCAACGCCGTCCCAGCAGCATCGCATCAAGCCCCGTCCAAAAGGTTAAAATCGCCGGCATCGAAGCCCGCCGCCGCAAAGTTCGGTAATTTGGCGGAGGGGTCGAAAGCGCCGGCCTTCCGGTTGCCGCGCGACGGCGGCGAGACCGTTTCGCTGTCCGATTTCGCAGGCCGCAAGCTCGTGCTGTTTTTCTACCCGCGCGCGGATACCCCGGGCTGCACCAAAGAGGCCATCGATTTCACCCGGCTGGCCGAGGCTTTCGCTGCCAACCAGACCGCCGTGCTCGGCGTCTCGGCCGACCCGCTCAAGGCCCAGGAATCCTTTCGGAACAAGCACCAGTTATCGGTTCCTCTTGCCTCGGATGAGAAGCACGAGATGCTGGAGGCCTATGGCGCCTGGGGCGAAAAATCCATGTATGGCAGGAGCTTCCTTGGGGTATTTCGGACAACGGTTCTGATCGGCCCCGACGGCCGGGTGGTGAGGATCTGGCGCAATGTGAAGGTCGACGGCCACGCCGACGAGGTCCTCGCGGCCGTCCGGGCGGCCTGA
- a CDS encoding M23 family metallopeptidase, translating to MSYRSGHHSDYPQHHPQDHGRTSARRPAVSHAPAAVPRAQNGYTLVHAGKQVRFGPVVFWIVVGTVVVLGMWSAATATYFAFRDDVLTRLIARQAEMQYAYEDRIAELRTKVDRTTSRQLLDQEQFDKKLDQIMRRQTALEARATALGAMPDTQSTGSIAGSIRPPSRGAGANDGVSTATPKPSPISDTVIFVAPPDREARLESRAPVIAKPNPNQFAQVQGVENVLTRLQTSLDQVETRQMAALNSAEDGIESRVRRMRGVITDLGLDMAQLDAATPRAGMGGPYVPVKLPADAGPFERQLYRINITRAQMDRLNRVLALVPYRKPVVGEVEFTSGFGIRSDPFLGRPAMHTGLDFRAAMGDPVRATANGKVASAGWAGGYGRMVEIDHGNGLSTRYGHMSEIDVKVGEPIKIGQVIGAVGSTGRSTGPHLHYETRIDGEAVDPQKFLRAGVRLSAG from the coding sequence ATGTCGTACCGTTCCGGTCATCATTCCGACTATCCCCAACATCATCCACAAGACCATGGCAGGACCTCGGCTCGGCGCCCGGCGGTAAGCCACGCGCCCGCCGCTGTGCCCCGCGCGCAAAACGGCTACACCCTCGTCCACGCCGGTAAGCAGGTCCGGTTTGGTCCGGTGGTGTTTTGGATCGTGGTCGGCACGGTAGTCGTGCTCGGCATGTGGTCGGCCGCAACTGCGACCTATTTTGCCTTCCGCGACGATGTGCTCACGCGTCTGATCGCGCGCCAGGCGGAGATGCAATACGCCTACGAAGATCGCATCGCCGAACTGCGCACCAAGGTCGATCGCACCACCAGCCGCCAACTGCTTGACCAGGAACAATTCGACAAGAAGCTCGACCAGATCATGCGGCGTCAGACCGCGCTGGAAGCGCGCGCCACCGCGCTTGGCGCCATGCCGGACACCCAAAGCACTGGATCGATCGCGGGATCGATCAGGCCACCGTCGCGCGGAGCCGGGGCGAATGACGGGGTTTCCACGGCCACGCCGAAGCCCTCGCCGATCAGCGACACCGTCATTTTCGTAGCGCCTCCCGACCGTGAAGCACGGCTGGAATCGCGTGCGCCCGTCATCGCCAAGCCGAACCCCAATCAGTTCGCTCAGGTTCAGGGCGTCGAGAACGTACTTACCCGTCTGCAGACTTCGCTCGATCAGGTCGAAACCCGCCAGATGGCGGCGCTTAACTCGGCCGAGGACGGCATAGAATCGCGCGTGCGCCGGATGCGCGGCGTCATCACCGATCTCGGCCTCGATATGGCGCAACTGGACGCCGCCACACCGCGCGCCGGCATGGGCGGCCCGTACGTTCCCGTCAAACTTCCGGCCGACGCGGGCCCGTTCGAGCGGCAGCTCTACCGGATCAACATCACCCGTGCGCAAATGGATCGTCTGAACCGGGTGCTGGCGCTGGTGCCGTATCGCAAGCCGGTCGTCGGTGAAGTTGAATTCACCTCGGGGTTTGGGATCCGCAGCGATCCGTTCCTCGGCCGACCCGCCATGCACACCGGCCTCGATTTCCGCGCTGCCATGGGCGATCCGGTGCGCGCGACCGCCAATGGCAAAGTGGCGTCGGCGGGATGGGCCGGTGGCTATGGCCGTATGGTTGAAATCGATCACGGCAATGGCCTGTCGACCCGCTACGGCCATATGTCGGAGATCGACGTCAAGGTCGGCGAACCCATCAAGATCGGACAGGTGATCGGCGCCGTCGGCTCAACCGGCCGCTCGACCGGTCCGCATTTGCACTATGAAACCCGGATCGACGGCGAAGCGGTCGACCCGCAGAAATTCCTGCGGGCCGGTGTTCGCTTGAGCGCCGGTTGA